Proteins encoded in a region of the Globicephala melas chromosome 1, mGloMel1.2, whole genome shotgun sequence genome:
- the BARHL2 gene encoding barH-like 2 homeobox protein: MTTMEGASGSSFGIDTILSSASSGSPGMMNGDFRPLGEARTADFRSQATPSPCSEIDTVGTAPSSPISVAMEPPEPHVIADGPQHHHHLHHSQQPPPPAAAPTQSLQPSPQPPPPQPPAQQLGSAASVPRTSTSSFLIKDILGDSKPLAACAPYSTSVSSPHHTPKQESNAAHESFRPKLEQEDSKTKLDKREESQSDIKCHGTKEEGDREITSSRESPPVRAKKPRKARTAFSDHQLNQLERSFERQKYLSVQDRMDLAAALNLTDTQVKTWYQNRRTKWKRQTAVGLELLAEAGNYSALQRMFPSPYFYHPSLLGSMDSTTAAAAAAAMYSSMYRTPPAPHPQLQRPLVPRVLIHGLGPGGQPALNPLSNPIPGTPHPR; encoded by the exons ATGACAACAATGGAAGGGGCCAGCGGGTCGAGTTTTGGAATAGACACGATTTTGTCCAGTGCCAGTTCGGGCAGCCCCGGCATGATGAATGGAGATTTCCGCCCGCTCGGCGAGGCCAGGACCGCGGATTTTAGGAGTCAGGCCACTCCGTCTCCCTGTTCGGAGATTGATACTGTAGGAACGGCGCCTTCCTCTCCTATCTCGGTCGCCATGGAGCCCCCGGAACCGCATGTGATAGCGGACGGCCCCcagcatcaccaccacctccaccacagCCAACAGCCGCCGCCGCCAGCCGCGGCCCCCACGCAAAGTTTGCAGCCTTCGCCGCaaccgccgccgccgcagccacCCGCCCAGCAGCTGGGCTCGGCCGCCTCGGTCCCCAGGACTTCcacctcttcttttttaattaaggaCATCTTGGGCGACAGCAAACCTCTGGCGGCGTGTGCACCGTACAGCACCAGcgtctcctctccccaccacacCCCGAAGCAGGAGAGCAACGCAGCACACGAGAGCTTCAGGCCAAAGCTCGAGCAGGAGGACAGCAAAACCAAACTCGACAAGCGGGAAGAGTCCCAGAGCGACATCAAATGCCACG GAACAAAGGAGGAAGGAGACCGGGAGATTACGAGTAGCCGAGAGAGTCCCCCTGTGAGAGCCAAAAAACCTCGCAAAGCCAGGACGGCTTTCTCCGACCACCAACTCAATCAACTGGAGCGTAGCTTTGAGCGACAGAAGTACCTGAGTGTGCAGGACCGCATGGACCTGGCAGCTGCGCTCAATCTCACTGACACCCAGGTCAAGACCTGGTACCAGAACCGCAG GACCAAGTGGAAGCGGCAGACTGCGGTGGGCCTGGAGCTGCTGGCCGAGGCAGGGAATTACTCGGCACTGCAGAGGATGTTTCCGTCGCCTTATTTCTACCACCCAAGCTTGCTGGGCAGCATGGACAGTACTACCGCCGCGGCGGCCGCCGCCGCCATGTACAGCAGCATGTACCGGACTCCTCCTGCACCCCATCCCCAGCTGCAGCGGCCCCTGGTGCCCCGAGTGCTCATCCacggcctggggcctgggggacAGCCGGCCCTCAATCCCCTGTCCAACCCCATCCCAGGCACCCCGCATCCCCGGTGA